A region of Paenibacillus sp. 37 DNA encodes the following proteins:
- a CDS encoding copper homeostasis protein CutC, giving the protein MERQPVLEVIAVDVEDAKAAEEGGADRIELVSAMSEGGLTPSYGVMEHVVSQVSIPVYVMIRPHSRSFRYSADDIHAMTRDIRVAKELGAAGIVIGALSGEGEVDLLSLQSCMAEAQGLGVTFHRAIDVSASLTEALKAINTMGNVERVLTSGGKRTAPEAILELKQLQELGQTLNIAVMAGSGVTIEGIETLVSQTGITEIHMGSGVRREGSFDHPADSQLISQAKQQLLHASQPFMDSSAIRNGPKSKGGPVT; this is encoded by the coding sequence ATGGAAAGACAGCCTGTATTGGAAGTCATTGCTGTGGATGTGGAAGATGCCAAGGCAGCTGAGGAGGGAGGGGCCGATCGGATTGAGCTGGTGTCTGCGATGTCTGAAGGGGGGCTTACTCCAAGTTATGGCGTTATGGAGCATGTCGTATCCCAGGTTTCCATTCCGGTGTATGTCATGATCCGTCCCCACAGCCGCTCGTTCCGCTATAGCGCAGATGACATCCACGCCATGACCCGTGATATTCGCGTGGCGAAGGAACTTGGAGCCGCTGGCATCGTGATCGGAGCCCTCTCGGGAGAGGGTGAAGTGGACCTTCTATCCTTGCAATCATGTATGGCGGAAGCTCAGGGTTTGGGCGTTACGTTTCATCGTGCAATTGATGTGAGCGCAAGCCTGACTGAGGCACTCAAGGCCATTAACACAATGGGCAACGTGGAGCGTGTGCTTACATCGGGAGGGAAACGGACAGCGCCTGAAGCCATACTGGAACTGAAACAGCTTCAGGAACTGGGGCAAACCTTGAACATCGCTGTCATGGCAGGGTCTGGGGTCACCATAGAGGGAATTGAAACGCTAGTGAGTCAGACGGGTATCACGGAGATCCATATGGGATCAGGTGTACGCCGTGAAGGAAGCTTTGACCATCCCGCAGATTCGCAGCTTATCTCTCAAGCCAAGCAGCAGTTATTGCATGCATCACAGCCATTTATGGACAGTAGTGCAATCCGTAACGGTCCAAAAAGCAAGGGTGGTCCAGTGACATAG